DNA from Methylobacterium currus:
ACGCCACGACCACCGGCACGACGACCGGCGAGACGGCGCATGACGCCTCGACCGGCGCCGGGGCCGGCGCCTCGCTCGGCACGATTCTCGGCGGCGGCGCCGGCCTGCTCACCGGCCTCGGCCTGCTCGCCATTCCGGGCGTCGGCCCGGTGGTCGCGGCGGGCTGGCTCGTCGCGACGCTCACCGGCGCCGGCGTCGGCGCCGCAGCCGGCGGCCTGATCGGCTCCCTCACCGGGGCGGGCCTCAGCGAGGAGCACGCCCACACCTACGCCGAAGGCGTGCGCCGCGGCGGTACCCTGGTCACGGTGCGGGCGGACGACGCCCATGCCGACCGCGTCAACAGCATCCTCAAGGAGCACGGCTCGGTCGACATGGACGACCGCGCCCGCGGCTGGCGCCAGGAGGGCTGGACCGGACGCCACGACGAGACGGCCTCCTCGCTGACCAACCCGGCGGCGGTCGCCGGCGGCTCGTCGGCGGTGGGCGCGGCCGGCAGCACCACCACCGGCCTCAATACCGGCGGGATGCCCTTTGCGGCCGGCGCCACGCCGACCACCCAGACGGTCGATGCGGGCCTGCCCGGCACCACCCGCGAGCGCCATGTCGGCATCGAGGACGAGCTGCCCCCGGCCCGTCAGCCGTTGGGCACCGAGCGGCGCTGATTGGTCATCGGGTGACGTGAAACAGGCGGCGGCAGGGGCGACCCTGCCGCCGCTCCCTTTTGCGCCCGGAGCGCGGCACGGGCCGCCATCCTGGCGAGCGAATTGTCCCTCGACTGCCCGTATGCCGGTTGCGGGTCCCGTCGATTGGCGACAACTATCCGTCGATTGCGCTGCATTGTGCGCCGGCGCACCTCGGCTCCTTCAATTGAATGACGCAAAATGCCGGGGTTTGGCATCTTTATGGCACCTGAGCGGCGCCGCGGGCGCCGGGGGGATGCCGGATGTCCGACGCCGATGCGTGGTCCGCCCTGCTGGGGCCGCTCGTCACCGCCTATGCCCCGGTCCTCGCCGTGCCCGGGCCCAACCTGCTGGTGGTGCTACGCGCGAGCGTCGCGGCGCCCGGGCGCGGTCCGCTCGTCGCCGCCCTCGGGGTCGCCTGCGGGGCCGGGCTGGCGGCGGCCTTCGCCGGGCTCGGGGCTTCGCTCCTGCCGGCGGGGCGCCTCGTCACCGGCCTCGGTACCGCCTTGTTCGCGCTCCTGATGCTGCGCGCCGCCTATCGCCTGGTGAGCGGCCGGGCCGGCCTGCCGGAGGATCCGGCTCGGCTCGTGCGCGGGCGCGACGCCGGCACCTTCGCGCTCGGCCTCGGGGCGGCGGTGACCAACCCGGTCAGCCTCGCCTTCTTCGCCGGCTTCTTCCTGGCCCATCCGGACCGGGCGGCGGTGCCGGTGGCGGGGGCGGCGGTGTTCTGCATGGCGGCGGCATGGTTCGGCCTCGTCGGCCTCGTCCTCGCGCGGCCGTCCTGCCGGGCGCGTCTCGCCGGCACCGGGCGCCTCGCCCGCCTCGTTCTGGCGGCGCTCCTCGTCGCTTGCGCGGCGCTCGCGGTCGGGCGGGCGCTCCAGACGTGAGCGCTGGCGTGACCGGGCGATCCTCCCTTACACTGCCGGCAACAACCATGCCGGGAGGAACTCATGCGCTGGATCGCCGTCCTCGTCGCCCTCGTCTGCGCGTCCCCTTATGCGGCACCGGCCCTGGCCGAGGAGCCGCTCGCGTTCCGGGTCGACCCGGCCTGGCCGAAGCCGTTGCCGAACAACTGGATCATGGGTCAGGCCGCGGGCGTCGCGGTGGATGCCGAGGACCATGTCTGGGTGATCCAGCGCTCGCGCACGCTGACCGACGACGAGAAGGCCGCGAGCCTGAACCCGCCGCGCACCCGCTGCTGCGCCCCCGCCCCGCCGGTTCTGGTGTTCGACCAGGAGGGCACTCTCATCAAGTCCTGGGGCGGGCCGGGCCAGGGCTACGACTGGCCGCAGAACGAGCACGGCATCCACATCGACCACAAGGGCTTCGTGTGGCTCGCCGGCAACGGCGATCAGGACGGGCAGATCCTGAAATTCACGAAAGACGGCCGCTTCGTGATGCAGATCGGCAAGTCCGGGCCGCAGACCGACAGCCGCGACACCACGCGGCTGGGCCGCCCGGCCAACATGCAGGTCGATCCGGAGACGAACGAACTCTACGTCGCCGACGGCTACTACAACCACCGGGTCATCGTGTTCGACGCCGAGACCGGGGCGTTCAAGCGGATGTGGGGCGCCTATGGCGAGCCCCCGACCGACGAGGTGCAGGGGCCCTACGACCCGGCAGCGGCGCTGCCCCGGCAGTTCCGCAACCCGGTCCATTGCGTGCAGGTGGCCCGCGACGGCCTCGTCTATGTCTGCGACCGTACCAACGACCGGGTCCAGGTCTTCCGCCGCGACGGCACCTTCGTGAAGGAGTTCCGGGTCGAGCCGCAGACCCGGGCCAACGGCTCGGTCTGGGAGCTCGCCCTGTGGCCGGACGAGGCGCAGACCTATCTGCTGAATGCCGACGGCGCCAACAACGAGGTCCGCACCCTGCGGCGGGAGGACGGCGCGGTCCTCGGCCGTTTCGGCCGCAACGGCCGGATGGCCGGCGACTTCCACTAGGTGCACAACCTCGCGGTCGATTCGCGGGGCAACGTCTTCACCACCGAGGTCGATACCGGCAAGCGGGCCCAGAAATTCCTGTTCCAGGGCAACATGGTGCTGCGCAAGCGCACGCCGTGACGGCGCTCACGCCTCGCCGCCGGTCTCGGGCCCGGAGAAGTCCGTCGCCCGCGCGGCGAGGTCGTCGAGGTTGCGCCGCATCTGTTCCAGGCTGAAGGCGAGCCAGAAGATGCGGCCGACGCCGTCGGTGGACAGGGTCCGGGTCACCTGGCGCCGGCGCATCCCGTCGATGGCGTCACGATAGCCGGCGATCGCCGCCGCCAGGGCCGCGTCGTCCCCGGCAGGGCGCCGCCCCGTGCCGAGCGCGTCGGCGAGGTCCCGCAGGCGCGCGGCCGCCGCCCGGGCGGCCGTGCCCCAGGGCTCCGCCAGATGGGCCCGCAGCACCTCCACGTCGGCCTCCGAGATGGCGCGGCGCAGGAGAACGAGGTCGTGGCGCAGGCGCATCAGGGTGCGCAGCAGCGGGTCCGGGTCGGGGGCGGCCGAGAGCCGGCTGCGGCGCTCCCGGGCAGCCTCGCCCGCCAGGGTCTCCAGCCGCGCGAGGCTCCGGCGCACCGTCGGCGGCAGGGCCTTGGCCTCCGGCGTCTCCTCCGCGTCGAGGCGCGCGAGCGCCTCGAGCTGGTCGGCGAGGAGGCGCGCGAGGCGCGCGGCCTGACCCGTCACCGCCCGGGCGGCCCGGGCCGGCGCCACGAGGAGCGAGACGGCGAGACCCACGACGCAGCCGAGCCCGATCTCCAGGATCCGGTCGAGGGCGAAGGCGAGAGGTCCGAGGGTCGAGCCGGTGGTGGAGAGCAGCACGATGATGGCGGTGATCGGCGCGATCCGGAAGCCTGCCGAGACCGCCGCCGCGAAGGTGAGGGGCGCCACCGCGACGAACAGCGCCGCGAAGGTCGAGGCGCCGCCGTGATGCGGGATCGCGAAGGCGACCACGCCGCCGTAGCAGGCGCCCAGCACCGAGCCGAGGAACCGGTCGAGCGCCGCCTTGAGCGAGCCGCCGACGCTGCTCTGGGTGACGATGAGCGCGGTGATGACCGCCCAGTAGCCCTGCGGCAGCCCGAACGCCTCGGCCAGCCCGTAGGTCGCGAGGCTCGCGGCCGTCATCCGCAAGCCCTGCGTCAGGCGCGGCCGCTGCCGGTCGAACCAGCGCCGCAGGCGGTCGGAGAGGCTGCCCGGAAGTGAAGCCATGGCCGGGTCAGAGCGGGTGCGGGCCGCCGAGTCAACCGCCGCGGCACCGCTTCGCGGGGGATCGCGCCGTCATCCGGGCTTTACCGCCCCCATGCGATGTCCCTACGACGGAAGAGTTAACGGCAACGCGAGGGTCGGGGCGGTGACGATGCGCAAGATCGTGGGGGTAATGGGCGTTCTGGCCGCGCTGGCGGCTTTGCCGGCGGAGGGGCGGCCGTTATCCGCGATTCAGCAGGACGGCACGCTGCGGGTCGGGCTGACCGGCGACTACGCACCTTACTCCTTGCGCCAGCCCGACGGCAGCATCAAGGGCGCCGACGTCGTGATGGCGGGCGACCTCGCCAAGGCCCTCGGCGTCAAGGTCGAGATCGTGCCGACGACCTGGAAGACCCTGAAGGACGATCTGCTCTCCGACCGCTACGACGTCGCCATGGGGGGCGTCAGCGTGACCCCGGACCGGGCGGCGGTGGCCGACTTCTCGATTCCGGTGCTGACCGACGGCAAACGCCCGATCGTGCGCTGCGCTGAAAAGGACCGCTACGTCTCGATCAAGGACATCGACAAGCCGGAGGTCCGGGTCGTGGTCAATCCCGGCGGCACCAACCAGCGCTTCGCCGATGCCAACTTTCCGCACGCCTCGGTGCGGGTGTTTCCGGACAACCGCGCGATCTTCAAGGAGGTGGCCGAGGGTCGCGCGGACCTGATGGTGACCGATGGCGCCGAGGTCGATTACCAGTCCCGGCTCAATGCCGGCGTGCTCTGCCCTGCCGCCGTGACCGGCACCTTCGACAAGGCCGACAAGGCGTTCTGGATGACCCGCGACCCGGCCCTGAAGGCGGCGGTCGACGGGTGGCTGTCGAAGACGCTGAAGAGCGGCGCCTACGGCAAGGCGCTGGCCAAGGCGGCGGAGTAGGGATCGTGTTTTCGTAGGTTGGACTTAAGTCAATCCGCGTCATCCCGGGCCTCGCCGAAGACGAGACCCGGGATGCATCTCCGCCGACGGTGAAGAACGGCACGGAATGCGATCCGCGCTGTTCTGGACCTTCTGCGGTCATGGATCCCGGGGTTCCGCTTTCGCGGCCCCGGGATGACGCGTCGTGTGTCGGGACCGTGATCCGGACCGCCTCGATCAGCCCAGGAACCCGATCGAGATCCACGGCACCAGGATCACCACCGCGAGGCCGACGAGCAGCGCCAGCATGTAGCCGACGATCGGCCGGATGCCCGCATCCGGATGGATCCGGCTGATCGCGCAGGCGGCGTAGTACCCGACGCCGAAGGGCGGCGCGAACAGGCCGACGCCCATCGCCAGGATCACCACCATCGCGTAGTGCACCTCGTGCACTCCGACCTGGCGGGCGATCGGGAAGAGCAGCGGGCCGAACAGCACGATCGCCGGGATGCCTTCCAGCACCGAGCCGAGGATCACGAAGGCCACCGCCGAGACGACCAGGAAGCCGCGCGCCCCGCCGGGCAGGCTCTTCATCATCACGGCCAGGCTCTGCGAGAAGCCCGACTGGGTCAGGGCCCAGGCCATGCCGGTCGCCGCCCCGATGATCAGCAGGATCGCGCCCGACAAGGAGGCGGTCGAGACCAGCATCGGGTAGACCCGGCGCCAGTCGAACTGGCGGTAGATCAGGAGGCCGGCGAGGATCGCGTACACGATGCCGATGGTCGAGACTTCCGTTGCGGTCGCCACGCCCTCGACCACCGCGGCGCGGATGACGAAGGGCAGCGCCAGGGCCGGAAAGGCGATGACGAGCGCCTTGCCGATCTCGCCCTTGCCGGCGCGCTTGACGTGACGGAGATCCTCGCCGCGGTAGCGCCACCAGACCAGCGTGCAGAGCGTGATGCCGAGCACCACGCCGGGCAGCAGGCCGCCGGTGAAGAGCGCGGTGATCGACACGCCGGTGACCGACCCGATGGTGATGAGCACCAGCGAGGGCGGGATGGTCTCGGTCTGCGCGCCGGTGGCCGCGAGCAGCGCGACGAGGTCGCCCTCCTTGGCGCCGCGCTTCTTCATCTCGGGGAAGAGCACCGGGGCCACCGCCGCCATGTCGGCAGCCTTGGACCCCGAGATGCCCGAGACGAGGTACATCGCGCCGACGAGCACGTAGTGCAGGCCGCCGCGGACATGGCCGAGCAGGCTCGCCAGGAAGCCCACCATGGCCTTGGCCATGCCGGTCATCTCGATCAGCAGGCCGAGGAACACGAAGAGCGGCACGGCGAGCAGGATGAGGTGGCTCATCCCCTCGTCCATGCGCCCGACCACCACCATGGCGGGGGCCCGCGTCGTCAGCATCAGGTAGCCGAAGGTGGCGAGCCCGAACGCGAAGGCGATCGGCACGCCGGTGAAGACGAGCGCGCCGACGCCCAGCACGAAGAAGATCAGCAGGTTCCAGTTGCCGAGGGTGCGCAGGGTCGGCTCGGCCAGCATCAGGGCGGCGATGATGAGGCCGGTGAGCGCGACCGCGCCGACCGCGTGGCGCCAGTCGGCGCATTCGATCAGGCGCAGGGTGGCCACGACCAGCATCAGGGCGAAGCCGACCGGCAGGGCGGCGGCGCGCCAGGCATTGGTGATCTCGAGCGCCGGCGTCTGGACGAAGACCTCCTCCGCGGCGAACTCGTAGGCCGGATGCAGCAGCATCAGCACGAAGGCGAGGCCGGCGGCGAGCGCCACCGCCTCCAGGAAGGCCTGGGTCTTCACCGAGGCCATGCTGACGAGCGCCGTCATCCGCATGTGCTCGGCGCGGCGATAGGCGACGACCGAGCCCAGCATGGCAAGCCAGAGGAACAGGATCGAGGCGAGCTCGTCCGACCAGACGATGGGGGCGTGGAAGACGTAGCGGCTGACCACGCCGGCGAGCAGCACCACGACCTCGGCCACCACCAGGAGGGCGGCCGGGATCTCGATCAGCCAGCCGAGCGTGTCGTCGAGCGTGCGCGCCCAGGCGCGCTTGGCGGACGCCGCCGGCAAGGCAGGCGTCTCCGTCGCGATGTCGACATGCATCCTATGCCTCCCTCAGGCCAATTTGCCGGAGACGGCCTCGAGGTGCTCCCAAGCCGCGTCGCCGTACTTGTTCTTCCAGTCCTTGTAGAATGTCGTGCGGCCGAGCGCATCGCGAAATTTCTGGCGGTCGACCTCGACGAAGGTGATTCCCTTGGATCCGAGATCCTGGCGGAGGGAGGAGCTGAGCTTGACGATGTCGGCGCGCTGGTCGTCGGCCGAGCGGTCGAGCTCGCGAGTGACGATGGCGCGCAGGTCCTCGGGCAGGCGCTGCCAGGCCTTCTTGTTGCCGAGGATCCAGTAGCCGTCCCAGACGTGGCCGGTGAGGCTGCAGCTCTTCTGAACCTCGTAGAGCCGGGTCGTCGCCGTGATGGCGAGCGGGTTCTCCTGGCCCTCGAAGATCTTGGTCTGCAGCGCCGAATACAGCTCGTTGAAGTTGAGCGGCGCGGCGCCGGCATCGAGCGCCTTGAACAGCGAGGTCAGCATCGGCGACGGCGGTACGCGGATCTTGAAGCCCTTGAGGTCTTCAGGAACCTTGATCTCGCGGGTCGAGGAGGTGATGTGGCGAAAACCGTTGTCCCACACCTTCGAGACGGTCTGGATCGGCGTCTTGGCGATCTGCTCGCGGACATACGTGCCGAGACCGCCATCCATGGCCTTCCACACGTCGTCGTAATCCTTGAACGCAAAGCCGGTATTCGGCAGCGCCGCGGCGGCGACGAAGGTCGAGAGGATCGAGGTCGAGAGATTGAAGAACTCGACGCTGCCGTTGCGCACCTGCGACAGCAGGTCGGTGTCGGAGCCGAGCTGGTTGGCCGGGAAGAGCTTGATGTCGAGCCGCCCGTTCGAGGCCTCGCGGATGCGGGCGAGCGCTTCCTGGGCGCGGGTGTTGACCGGGTGGGTCGGGTCCTGGCCGGTGGCGAGCTTGTACTCGAACTCGGCGGCGCGCACCGGCCGGGTGAAGATCGTGGCGAGCGGGAATGCGGCTGCGCCGGCGATGAGCGTTCGGCGGGAGAGGGTGTGGCTCATGGTCGTTTCCTCGGGAGGGGAGGGCCGGTGGGCCGGCCTCTGAACGTGACGATTTCGTCTGCGGCGGAGCCGCAAGATCCAGAATGAAGCGCGGGATCCCCTCTCCCGTGTGGGAGAGGGGTAGGGGTGAGGGTGGGACGCCTCAGCGTGAAGCGGATACCGTGATGCTGGCGGCTCGACGTTCGGTGCTCGATCCTTGACCGTCGCCACCCTCGCCCCCGGCCCCTCTCCCACATGGGAGAGGGGAGGTGTGTTGGGCTTACTTGCCGTTCAGTGCGCGGTAGGACCCGATCACCTGGCTGTCGTCCTCCGCGCCCGCCCCACGGCTCGACGCCGCGAGAAAGAGCTGGTGGGCGAGGGCTGCGAGGGGCAGGGCCGCCTTCTCGCTGCGGCCGGCCTCGAGCACGATGCCGAGATCCTTGACGAAGATGTCGACGGCGCTGGTGACCCGCGGGGTCTCCTCCAGCATCCGGGGACCGCGGTCGCGCAGCATCCAGCTGGATGCCGAGGAGCCCGAGACGATCTCGAGCGCGGTCGCGCCGTCGATCCCGACCTTCGCCGCGAGCGACAGGGCTTCCGCCGCCGCCGCGAGATTGACCCCGCACAGGAGCTGGTTGACCGCCTTCATGGTGGCGCCCTGGCCGGGCTCGGGCCCGACATGGAACACCTTGTCGCCCATCGCCTCCAGCAGCGGCCGCACCCCGGCGATCACGTCGGCGGGGGCCGCCGCCATGATGGTGAGGGTCCCGGCCTCGGCACCGACGACTCCGCCGGAGACCGGCGCATCGACGAAGGCCCGGCCGGTCGCCGTCACCCGCCTGGCCAGCGCCGCGACGGCGGCCGGCGGGCAGGTCGCCATCAGGACCACTGCCGCGTCCGGGCCCAAGCGCTCCAGGGCGCCCTCGCCGAACAGGATGCTCTCCGCCTGATCGGCGTTGACCACCATCAGCACCAGGGCGCCGGCGCCCTCGGACGCTGCCGCGATCGTGTCGGCGGGGGTGCCGCCGGCAGTCGCGAAGGCGCTGCGCCCTTCCGCCCGCACGTCGAAGCCGCGCACGGGAAAACCGTGCCGCACGAGGTTGCGGGCCATCGGCAGGCCCATCGAGCCCAAGCCCACGAAGGCGACGGGGGACATTGCGCTCACAGCCATTCGCGGATGCTCCGCACCATGGCGCTCGTCGAGATGCCGTAGCGGTCGTGCAGGGTCGGCAGGGCGCCGGCATCCAGGAACTCGTCCGGCAGGCCGACCTGGCGGAACGCCTTCGGCACCGTGCCGGAGCGCAGGAGCAGCCCCGCCACCGCCTCGCCCAGGCCCCCGACGACCGTGTGGTTCTCCGCCACCACGACCAGGCGCCCGCCCTTGCCGGCCTCGCGCAGGATCGTCTCCGTGTCGAGCGGCTTGATCGTCGGCACGTGCAGCACCGAGACGTCGATCTTGTCGCCCCGCAGGGCCTCCGCCGCCTCAAGGGCCCGCATGGTCATCAGGCCGGTCGAGATGATGAGGACGTCGTTGCCGTCGCGGATCGTCTTCGCTTTCCCAAGCTCGAATTTGTAGCCGTACTCGTCGAGCACGAGGGGCACGTTGCCGCGCAGGAGCCGCATGTAGACCGGCCCCTTGTGATCGGCGATGGCCGGCACGGCCTGGGCGATCTCGTGCGCGTCGCAGGGGTCGAGGATCGTCATGTTGGGCAGGCCGCGGAAGATCGCGATGTCCTCCGTCGCCTGATGGCTCGGGCCGTAGCCGGTGGTGAGGCCGGGCAGCGCGCAGACGATCTTGACGTCGAGATTCTCCTCCGCGATCGCCATGCAGATGAAGTCATAGGCCCGCCGCGCCGCGAACACCGCGTAGGTGGTGGCGAAGGGCTGGAAGCCCTCGCGCGCCATGCCGGCGGCAGCACTGATCAGCAGCTGCTCGGCCATGCCCATCTGGTAGAAGCGCTCGGGGTGCTTCTGGGCGAAGATGTGCAGGTCGGTGTACTTGCCGAGGTCGGCGGTCAGCCCGACGATCTCGGGCCGCTCCTCGGCGAGCTTGGCCAGCGCATGGCCGAAGGGGGCCGGCGCGGTGCGCTGGTCGGGGCCGGCCAGCGAGGCGATCATCGCCGAGGTGGTGAGCCGTTCACCCGTGTTGGCCTCGGAGAGCCAGGCCGGGCGCGTGTACTTCGAGCGTCTCATGCGGGCCTCCCGGCATCCAGGATGTGAATCGCGTCCTGCCATTCCTGCGGCTCCACCCGCAGGAAGTGATTGCGCTCGCGCGCCTCCAGGAAGGGAATGCCCTTCGCCATCTTGGTGTCGCAGATGATGATGCGCGGCTTCGGCTCAGTGCAGGCCCGGGCCTGGTCGAAGGCCCGGACCAGGGCGTCGATGTCGTTGCCGTCGACCCGCTGGACGTGCCAGCCGAAGGCCTCGAAGCGGGAGGCCGCCGGCTCGAAGCCGGTGACCTGCGAGGCCGGGCCGTCGGCCTGCTGGTTGTTGACGTCGACGATGGCGATCAGGTTGTCGAGCTTCCAGTGGCTCGCCGACCAGGCGCCCTCCCAGATCGAGCCCTCGCCGAGCTCGCCGTCGGAGATCAGGCAGTAGACGAACGAGTCGGACTTCTTGCGCTTGAGGCCGAGGCAGAAGCCGACCGCGAGCGCGAGGCCGTGGCCGAGCGAGCCGCCGGTGATCTCCATCCCGGGAGTGTAGGCGGCCATGCCGGACATCGGCAGCCGGCTGTCGTCGGCCCCGTAGCTCGTCAGCTCGTCCTCCGGCAGGATCCCGGCCTCGAGCAGCGCGGCGTAGAGCGCGATGGCATAGTGGCCGATCGAGAGCAGGAAGCGGTCGCGCCCCTCCCATTCCGGCTCGTCCGGCCGGTAGCGCATGGCGTGGAAGTACGACACCGCCAGCACGTCGGCGATGCCGAGGGCCTGGGCGATGTAGCCCTGGCCCTGGACCTCGCCCATCAGCAGGGCGTTGCGGCGGATGCGGTAGGCCCGCTCGGCGAGCGAGGGGCTGTTCTGCCGGGGAGGCGATTCGACGGTCGGCATGATCGGCTCCTCAGTGGATCAGCATGCCGCCGTTCACGTCGATGACGGCGCCGGTGATGTAGGAGGAAAGGTCGGAAGCCAGGAACAGGCAGGCATTGGCGACGTCGTCGGCGACGCCGAGGCGGCCGAGCGGGATGCCCTTGGCGATCTCGACCTTCAGCTCGTCGGTGAGCTTGCCGCCGGTGATGTCGGTCTGGATCAGGCCCGGGGTGATGCTGTTGACCCGCACCGTGTCGGGGCCGAGCTCGCGGGCCATCGCCTTGCCGAGGCCCAGCACGCCGCCCTTGGCGGCGCTGTAATGCGGCCCGCCGAAGATGCCGCCGCCGCGCTGCGCCGAGACCGACGACATGCAGACGATCGACCCGGATTTCTGCCGGCGCATCTGCGGCACCACCGCCTGGCTCATGTAGAGCGTCCCGCGCAGGTTCACGTCGAGCACCGCGTCGTAGTTGCCGGGCTCGATCTCCATGAACTTCAGCGGCTGGGTGATGCCGGCATTGTTGACCAGCACGTCGATGCGACCGAACCGGGAGACCACCTCGTCGGCGGCGGCCTGGCAGGCGGCCTTGTCGGTGACGTTGCAGGCGAGGCCGACATGGCCCTCGCCGATCGCGCGGGCGGCCTCTTCGGCCTGGCCGGCATCGAGATCGAGGATCACCACCTTGGCGCCATGCTGGGCGAAGAGCTTCGCGGTGGCGCGGCCGATCCCCCGCAGCGATGCGGCGCCGGTGATCAGGCACACCTTGTCGGTCAGCAGCATGTCGTCCTCCCTGGCTTGTTCGGCGCGGGCCCGTGCGTCGGGCCGGCCTTCGGGCACGAGGGAGAGTCTCGCGGCGCTCGGGGCTCACCCCCGCATCGCCGCCCGTCCTCGACGGTTCCTCCCTCGTCTCGTTGGGCACACTGTGCCCCGGCGGAGGGAGGCGGACAAACGCGGAAATTGCAGCTGAAGGTGAATGGGATTCATCTGGCGGGGCGGCGGCCGCGGAGTCCGGGGGATGGCGGAAGCGTCCGCGTCCATCCGGCAAGGTCGTCGGCGCAGAGCGACCTGCGATCGCCAGTCATCGCGGGACAGGCTGGGCTGTCCTGAAAAAGATTGAGCGCGGGTCCCCCCCTCTCCCGGGTGGGAGAGGGGGGGACCCGCGCCTGAACTTCGAAGGATTTTCCTCGGACGGCCCGGCGGGACGAAACCAGAGCCGTCCCTCAGAGCGCCTTCAGCAGCGTCTCCGCTCCGGACAGGTCCGCCTTCGACGGCGCGTCCTCGACGTTGAGGACGCGCACCACGCCGTCCTCGACCACCATGGCGTAGCGCTTCGAGCGCACGCCGAGGCCGAAGCCGGTGCCGTCCATGTCGAGGCCCAGCGCCTTGGCGAAGTCGCCGTTGCCGTCGGCCAGGAACTCGATGCCCTCGGCGCCGGCCGATTTCGACCAGGCGTCGAGCACGAACACGTCGTTGACCGAGGTCACCGTGATCGCGTCGATGCCACGGGCCAGGATGTCGCCGCGCCGGGTGACGTAGCCGGGCAGGTGGTTGCGGTGGCAGGTCGGCGTGAAGGCGCCCGGCACCGCCACCAGCACCACGCGGCGGCCCTTGAACACGTCGTCGGTGGTCTTGGGCACGGGGCCATCGGGGCCCATGACACGGAAAGTCGCCTGGGGCAGGTGATCGCCGACCTGGATCGTCATCGTGGCTCTCCTCGCGGAATGGTCCGGGCGGGGTCTAGCGCGGCGGTCCAGGTGAGTCGAGGTCGCGGGTCAGGGTTGCGCGGGGCGGCGTGCCCCGCCTCCGCCCCGCGGCGAGCGGCGCGGGACCCGGCGGGCCTCCCCGCGCGTTCCCGCACAAGCGGACTATGGACAACGCCGGGGCGGAGCGTAGCATGGGCTTCATGCGCAGCAGATTTCCACAGGACCTCCTCTCCCAGGACCCGGCCGTGAGCGGCGGGGCGCCGGACCCGCGCGCCGGCGACCGGGAGGGAGCGGCCCGCGGCGCGCCGAGC
Protein-coding regions in this window:
- a CDS encoding SDR family NAD(P)-dependent oxidoreductase yields the protein MLLTDKVCLITGAASLRGIGRATAKLFAQHGAKVVILDLDAGQAEEAARAIGEGHVGLACNVTDKAACQAAADEVVSRFGRIDVLVNNAGITQPLKFMEIEPGNYDAVLDVNLRGTLYMSQAVVPQMRRQKSGSIVCMSSVSAQRGGGIFGGPHYSAAKGGVLGLGKAMARELGPDTVRVNSITPGLIQTDITGGKLTDELKVEIAKGIPLGRLGVADDVANACLFLASDLSSYITGAVIDVNGGMLIH
- a CDS encoding peroxiredoxin, translating into MTIQVGDHLPQATFRVMGPDGPVPKTTDDVFKGRRVVLVAVPGAFTPTCHRNHLPGYVTRRGDILARGIDAITVTSVNDVFVLDAWSKSAGAEGIEFLADGNGDFAKALGLDMDGTGFGLGVRSKRYAMVVEDGVVRVLNVEDAPSKADLSGAETLLKAL